One region of Mesobacillus boroniphilus genomic DNA includes:
- a CDS encoding nitric-oxide reductase large subunit encodes MEIQHGTSTKAVKKNRNSLLKSVLIITLLVSFTVLLTGGYWIFKDMAPRPLEVTSEKGEIILTKESIMGGQAVFQKYGLMDYGTVLGHGSYMGPDYTAEALKIYTEGMQDFRSQQKYSKAFKELTGDEQTIIRDTVMKEMRENRYVPDTDKLVLTDAQIYGHEKVREFYHTIFTDGDQWGLKPGLIQEKHMPDGERAWVSKGDQIEQIGDFFFWTAWLSSTERPDDVITYTNNWPYYEDAGNTMSFSAIWWSGASVTILILFVGLILFVFYRYHLGMQEAYTAGNFPKIELRKLPLTSSQLKTGKYFAVVSVLFFVQAMFGALLAHYYIEPDSFFGMKWVHDILPFNITKGFHLQLAIFWIATAWLGMGIFIAPLVGGHEPKRQGLLVDILFWALVVLVAGSMIGQWLGANGYLGNNWFLLGHQGWEYLELGRIWQFILALGMLIWLFIVFRGIKSGLKRESDKGGLIHLLFYSAIAVPAFYFFAFMINPGTHYTFADYWRWWIIHLWVEGIFEVFAVVVIGFLMVQMKLVTKKSTIRALYFQLILLMGAGVIGIGHHYYYNGSSEAWIALGSVFSALEVIPLTLLILEAYEQYKMMRDGGVDFPYKGTFWFLISVAIWNLVGAGVLGFLINLPAVSFLEHGQFLTPAHGHAAMMGVYGMFAGAVLIYSLRNIVKPEKWSDKWVKFIVIMLNVGLAGMVFLSLLPVGYLQLKEAYFNGYAASRSSQFLQQETVEMLLTLRAIPDTIFLIGVAALAVFSVKALFNLRKVTHKEEEQLPVKDLAVDEE; translated from the coding sequence ATGGAAATCCAGCATGGAACATCCACGAAGGCAGTCAAGAAAAATAGAAACTCACTGTTGAAATCCGTACTCATCATTACATTATTAGTTAGCTTTACAGTACTCTTGACAGGAGGTTACTGGATCTTTAAAGATATGGCTCCGAGACCGCTTGAAGTCACAAGCGAAAAAGGAGAGATTATATTAACGAAAGAAAGCATCATGGGAGGGCAGGCTGTCTTCCAGAAATATGGTTTGATGGATTATGGAACTGTATTAGGGCATGGTTCATATATGGGGCCTGATTATACAGCAGAAGCACTGAAGATTTATACTGAAGGAATGCAAGATTTCAGGTCACAACAAAAATATAGTAAAGCTTTCAAAGAATTAACGGGGGATGAACAAACGATCATCCGAGACACTGTCATGAAGGAAATGCGTGAAAATCGTTATGTGCCTGATACTGATAAGCTGGTCCTGACAGATGCGCAAATATATGGACACGAAAAAGTCAGGGAATTCTATCATACTATTTTTACTGATGGAGACCAGTGGGGGCTAAAACCAGGGTTAATTCAGGAAAAGCATATGCCGGACGGAGAGCGCGCATGGGTATCGAAGGGCGACCAAATTGAACAAATCGGTGATTTCTTTTTCTGGACCGCATGGCTTTCAAGTACAGAAAGACCAGACGATGTAATCACTTATACAAATAACTGGCCCTATTATGAGGACGCAGGAAACACGATGTCATTCTCGGCAATCTGGTGGAGCGGGGCTAGCGTAACAATATTGATTCTGTTCGTAGGATTAATCCTGTTTGTCTTCTATCGCTATCATTTAGGGATGCAAGAAGCTTATACAGCTGGGAACTTCCCTAAAATCGAATTGAGAAAGCTTCCGCTTACTTCTTCACAATTGAAGACAGGTAAATATTTTGCGGTAGTATCCGTGCTGTTCTTTGTCCAGGCAATGTTCGGAGCACTGCTGGCGCACTATTATATCGAGCCTGACAGCTTCTTTGGAATGAAATGGGTCCATGATATCCTGCCATTCAACATTACAAAAGGCTTCCACTTGCAGCTCGCCATTTTCTGGATTGCGACAGCCTGGCTTGGAATGGGCATCTTTATCGCTCCACTAGTCGGCGGCCATGAACCAAAAAGGCAAGGATTGCTGGTCGATATTCTATTCTGGGCATTGGTTGTACTCGTAGCCGGCAGCATGATTGGCCAATGGCTTGGTGCAAACGGCTATCTGGGAAACAATTGGTTCCTATTAGGTCACCAGGGATGGGAATATCTGGAGCTAGGGCGTATATGGCAGTTCATTCTTGCGCTCGGTATGCTGATTTGGCTATTCATCGTATTCCGCGGCATCAAGAGCGGTTTGAAGAGGGAATCTGATAAAGGCGGCTTGATTCACCTGCTGTTCTACTCAGCGATTGCAGTACCAGCATTCTACTTCTTTGCTTTCATGATCAATCCTGGTACACACTATACCTTTGCTGACTACTGGCGCTGGTGGATCATCCATCTGTGGGTTGAAGGCATATTTGAGGTTTTCGCAGTCGTGGTCATTGGTTTCTTGATGGTCCAAATGAAGCTTGTCACAAAAAAATCAACAATAAGGGCTTTATACTTCCAGTTGATCCTGCTAATGGGAGCAGGCGTCATCGGTATCGGCCACCATTATTATTACAATGGTTCTTCCGAAGCCTGGATAGCGCTCGGTTCTGTATTCTCAGCTCTTGAAGTTATCCCGTTGACTTTACTGATTCTGGAAGCATATGAGCAGTATAAAATGATGAGAGATGGGGGAGTTGATTTCCCTTATAAAGGTACTTTCTGGTTTTTGATATCAGTAGCAATATGGAATCTGGTTGGGGCAGGGGTACTTGGCTTCCTGATCAACCTGCCTGCAGTAAGCTTCCTTGAGCACGGTCAGTTCCTTACACCGGCGCATGGCCACGCGGCGATGATGGGTGTGTACGGTATGTTCGCAGGTGCAGTCTTGATCTACTCATTGCGCAATATCGTCAAGCCTGAAAAGTGGAGCGACAAGTGGGTGAAATTCATTGTCATCATGCTGAACGTCGGCTTGGCTGGCATGGTATTCCTGTCCTTGCTGCCTGTGGGATATCTACAGTTAAAAGAAGCATACTTTAACGGTTATGCGGCTTCACGTTCATCTCAGTTTTTACAGCAAGAAACGGTTGAAATGCTCCTGACTCTGAGAGCGATCCCTGATACAATCTTCTTGATTGGTGTTGCCGCACTGGCAGTATTCAGTGTAAAAGCACTCTTCAACCTTCGTAAAGTGACACATAAAGAAGAGGAACAGCTGCCAGTAAAAGACTTGGCTGTAGATGAAGAATAA
- a CDS encoding DUF2249 domain-containing protein yields MEHKTIELDVREDINNKLEPFQKIMEAIGDLKLNDVLVLHAPFKPVPLYGVLKAKGFEHKVEKIEAKHYKITFTKTGGK; encoded by the coding sequence ATGGAACACAAAACGATTGAATTGGATGTGCGTGAGGATATCAATAACAAGCTGGAGCCTTTCCAAAAAATCATGGAAGCCATTGGTGATTTGAAATTGAATGACGTCCTGGTGCTTCATGCTCCTTTCAAGCCTGTTCCGCTATACGGCGTTTTAAAAGCAAAGGGATTTGAGCACAAAGTTGAAAAAATCGAGGCAAAACATTATAAAATCACTTTTACCAAAACGGGAGGGAAATAA
- a CDS encoding DUF2249 domain-containing protein has translation MIMDNRGLEPPQPMMRTLAKLEELEEGQTLIIINDRRPMFLFEQLDELGFLYLTEQQEDGSYRVTISRNAG, from the coding sequence ATGATAATGGACAATAGAGGTCTAGAACCGCCACAGCCGATGATGAGGACACTGGCAAAGCTGGAAGAGCTTGAGGAAGGACAGACACTTATCATCATCAATGACCGTCGTCCGATGTTTCTGTTCGAGCAGCTTGATGAACTTGGGTTTCTGTATTTGACCGAACAGCAAGAAGATGGAAGCTATCGCGTGACTATTTCCCGAAATGCGGGGTGA
- a CDS encoding Crp/Fnr family transcriptional regulator has protein sequence MHISQIRQQLKEVPIFKELSTEELDPIVEIAQPRFFKNKMYAFMQGDPLDRVFFIYSGKVKIYKTDSSGREQIVSVLETGEMFPHAGFFRKGQYPAHAEIMEDTQMIIVPISKFEEILVAYPELSIKLFRVLGEKIVDLQARLEEQILHNTYEQIIMLLLRLCKTNGEKREHGYKLTTHFTNKEFANMIGTSRETVSRTINHLKKKDYLSLNPEGYYLIDHEKLHQELF, from the coding sequence ATGCATATATCTCAAATCAGGCAGCAATTGAAGGAAGTTCCTATTTTCAAAGAATTATCAACAGAAGAGCTGGATCCGATTGTAGAAATTGCCCAGCCAAGATTCTTTAAAAATAAAATGTATGCTTTCATGCAGGGAGATCCGCTTGACCGGGTTTTCTTCATCTATTCAGGGAAAGTGAAGATTTATAAAACAGATTCATCAGGCAGAGAACAAATCGTTTCAGTCCTAGAAACCGGTGAAATGTTCCCTCATGCCGGATTTTTCAGGAAAGGTCAGTATCCAGCGCACGCAGAAATTATGGAGGATACCCAGATGATCATCGTACCGATCTCAAAATTCGAGGAAATCCTTGTTGCCTACCCCGAACTTTCTATTAAGTTATTCCGTGTCCTTGGCGAGAAAATCGTCGACCTGCAGGCCAGACTCGAGGAACAGATTCTTCATAATACGTACGAACAAATCATCATGCTTTTGCTGCGCCTATGCAAGACAAATGGAGAAAAGAGAGAACATGGATATAAATTAACCACCCATTTTACCAATAAAGAATTCGCCAACATGATTGGTACCTCCCGGGAAACCGTAAGCAGAACCATCAACCATTTAAAAAAGAAAGATTACCTAAGCCTGAATCCTGAGGGCTATTACCTGATCGACCATGAAAAATTGCATCAGGAATTGTTTTAA